A region from the Nocardia terpenica genome encodes:
- a CDS encoding MerR family DNA-binding transcriptional regulator produces the protein MRALHHYDRIGLLVPSSRTSGGHRCYTQADHYDESTIDSSGIRSADAATRRIRTAVECGRACSTGETACCPPAVPSPTRSAAWRRVPRRTAAACEPTSPRGVYADFGLPPRGRYRRPGRLHRSADTGTTRGDRRGLRTYR, from the coding sequence GTGCGGGCGTTGCACCATTACGACCGGATCGGGCTGTTGGTGCCGTCGTCGCGGACATCGGGCGGACATCGGTGCTATACCCAGGCCGACCATTACGATGAGTCGACCATTGACTCCAGCGGAATTCGCTCGGCTGACGCGGCAACGCGAAGGATACGCACGGCAGTCGAGTGCGGAAGAGCTTGCAGCACTGGCGAAACGGCGTGCTGTCCTCCCGCGGTCCCCTCGCCCACCAGATCCGCCGCATGGAGGCGAGTGCCGAGGAGGACGGCCGCGGCGTGCGAGCCCACCTCGCCGAGGGGGGTATACGCCGACTTCGGGCTGCCGCCCCGGGGACGTTACCGCCGTCCGGGGCGACTGCATCGATCTGCCGACACCGGAACAACTCGCGGTGATCGGCGAGGTCTTCGAACTTATCGATAA
- a CDS encoding MarR family winged helix-turn-helix transcriptional regulator — translation MARRDTVAEESVDEITDALLTASRLLVALSARSIAHVDDSITIPQFRTLVILSTRGPSKIATLAAILNVQPSTATRMVDRLVAAGLLDRKPNPESRRELIIEPTARGRKIVTAVTAQRRKEIAAVVEHMPAADRAGLVRALTAFSAAGGEPQADTDIESYQL, via the coding sequence ATGGCGCGAAGGGATACGGTGGCCGAGGAATCCGTGGACGAGATCACCGATGCCCTGCTGACCGCCTCGCGGTTGCTGGTGGCATTGTCGGCGCGGTCCATCGCCCATGTCGACGACTCGATCACCATCCCGCAGTTCCGCACCCTGGTGATCCTGTCGACCCGGGGCCCGTCCAAGATCGCCACGCTCGCCGCGATCCTGAATGTGCAGCCCTCGACCGCGACCCGCATGGTGGACCGCCTGGTCGCCGCCGGTCTCCTCGACCGCAAACCGAATCCGGAGTCGCGGCGAGAGCTGATCATCGAGCCGACCGCGCGTGGCCGCAAGATCGTCACCGCCGTCACCGCGCAACGCCGCAAGGAGATCGCCGCGGTGGTCGAACACATGCCCGCCGCCGACCGGGCCGGGCTGGTCCGGGCACTGACCGCCTTCAGCGCCGCGGGCGGAGAACCGCAGGCCGACACCGATATCGAGAGCTACCAACTCTGA
- a CDS encoding TetR/AcrR family transcriptional regulator — MVTSAEQGRETRARLMDAAVELIAERGWGAVTTRMVAERAELRPGLVHYHFNSVNDLLIDASLRMVRALASDVLGEGLDRSGPAGLDRLLAAIAAYTVAEADTRVFSEMLLAATRYERLQEGLGVVLREFRAAVAAWLRSSGSVPDPEATAVVLVAALDGLILHRLIDPRLGELGVDGPLRRLTGMSGIGGDRR, encoded by the coding sequence GTGGTGACATCCGCTGAACAGGGCCGTGAGACACGGGCCCGGCTGATGGACGCGGCGGTGGAGTTGATCGCCGAGCGGGGCTGGGGCGCGGTGACCACCCGGATGGTGGCCGAGCGCGCCGAGCTGCGGCCGGGACTGGTGCATTACCACTTCAACTCGGTCAACGATCTGCTGATCGATGCCTCGCTGCGAATGGTCCGCGCGCTCGCGTCTGACGTGCTCGGCGAGGGGCTGGACCGGTCCGGGCCCGCGGGGCTGGACCGGTTGCTCGCCGCGATCGCCGCTTATACGGTCGCGGAGGCCGATACTCGGGTGTTCAGCGAGATGCTGTTGGCGGCAACGCGATACGAGCGTCTACAGGAAGGGCTCGGTGTGGTGCTGCGGGAGTTCCGGGCGGCGGTCGCGGCGTGGCTGCGGAGCTCGGGTTCGGTGCCCGATCCCGAGGCGACGGCGGTGGTCCTGGTGGCCGCGCTGGATGGTCTCATCCTGCATCGGCTGATCGATCCTCGGCTGGGTGAACTCGGTGTCGACGGTCCGCTGCGCCGCCTGACCGGGATGTCCGGCATCGGCGGTGACCGGCGATGA
- a CDS encoding ABC transporter ATP-binding protein: MTDRRHPVTTRRGGFRLRGVGKTYGVGEAAVHALDDVALDVSPGELVAVLGPSGSGKTTLLNIIGGIESADTGTIVVAGQDISRGRPAALGEFRRARIGFVFQFFNLIPTLTARENVEVIIELTGRGDRTRVPDLLAAVGLTDRAGHFPAQLSGGQQQRVSIARALATDPDLLLADEPTGALDVATGRGVLELLQRTARAGRGVVMVTHNEVAAAIADRVVRMRDGRIIADQPNPAPVDAADVRW, translated from the coding sequence ATGACAGATCGACGACATCCCGTGACCACGCGCCGTGGTGGGTTCCGGCTGCGCGGCGTCGGCAAGACCTACGGCGTCGGCGAGGCCGCCGTCCACGCCCTCGACGACGTCGCCCTCGACGTGTCACCGGGCGAATTGGTGGCTGTGCTGGGGCCGAGCGGGTCCGGCAAGACGACGCTGCTCAACATCATCGGGGGTATCGAATCCGCCGATACCGGAACGATCGTGGTTGCCGGGCAGGACATCTCGCGCGGCCGGCCCGCAGCGCTGGGTGAATTCCGGCGCGCCCGTATCGGTTTCGTGTTCCAGTTCTTCAATCTGATTCCCACGCTCACCGCCCGGGAGAACGTCGAGGTGATCATCGAGCTCACCGGGCGCGGCGACCGGACCCGGGTGCCCGATCTGCTGGCCGCGGTCGGCTTGACCGACAGGGCAGGCCATTTCCCGGCGCAGCTGTCGGGCGGGCAGCAGCAGCGGGTGTCGATCGCCCGTGCGCTGGCCACCGATCCGGACCTGCTGTTGGCCGATGAACCGACCGGCGCCCTCGACGTCGCGACCGGGCGCGGCGTACTCGAGCTGTTGCAGCGCACCGCTCGTGCCGGGCGCGGGGTGGTGATGGTCACCCACAACGAGGTCGCCGCCGCGATCGCCGATCGGGTGGTCCGGATGCGGGACGGCCGCATCATCGCCGACCAGCCCAATCCCGCACCGGTCGATGCGGCCGACGTCCGGTGGTGA
- a CDS encoding FtsX-like permease family protein yields MRTTRNRMLGRKLRRDLRRRPAQAVAIAVTVMLGVLLFVASYDSFRNLSASYEQTYARLHFADLTATGTDPAALADAVRTAPGVARVAVRTQADVPMTIDAAKLLGRITGLPADPGAGVDEISLTAGRMPDPAHPGDVVIEQHTADTFGLRVGARLRIHDGTAWQDVTVTGIARSPEYLWPARSRQDVLDDPHTFAIVFAPQPQALRLAGRPGPDQALVALDPTASGSDRDHVATLLRAAGATDVTGRADQPSNAALHEDLNGFSEIAVGFPLLFLLAAGIAEYVLITRLVRAERPVIGTLLAMGARRGTLIRHYTTYGLAVAAVGAVAGVASGAVVTSAVTAAYTHAVGIPDTVVAHRIATAAVGFALGLTAGALAGLVPALAAARTAPARAMRGDGARPLRPGPLARISARWTALPVVARMALRSLTRDRRRTAATMTGTVLALVLILASVGMVTSMYHVVNIQFGQVDREDATVIAAPGTGGPAAQVRQVPGVAAVEPERVAPITVRANGRTYATQLTGLPPDTRMHGFRITSGGPGLPADGVLAGSALSGRLGVHVGDILTVTPAFGTPQRVRLAGLVDEPLGTLLYATDSTATRLAPTAADGYLLRFDTGTDHDAVRAAVTGLPGVLAYTDTHALDTEFHRFLALFWIFIGVMLLLGAVLAFTVIYVTMTVNLAERTTELATLRAAGVPIRRLTAAVAAENLTATALAAPLGLAAGIGVAWMFLRSFTSDMFTLHLWLGIAAPTLAVLAVLAAAAVSQLPALRVVRRIDIARVVRERAL; encoded by the coding sequence ATGCGAACGACCCGGAATCGGATGCTGGGCCGCAAGCTGCGCCGCGACCTGCGCCGCCGGCCTGCGCAGGCGGTGGCCATCGCGGTGACCGTGATGCTGGGGGTGTTGTTGTTCGTGGCCAGCTACGACTCGTTCCGTAACCTGTCGGCCTCCTACGAACAGACCTATGCGCGACTGCATTTCGCCGACCTGACCGCCACCGGCACCGATCCGGCCGCGCTCGCCGACGCCGTGCGCACCGCGCCCGGGGTGGCCCGGGTGGCGGTACGGACTCAGGCCGATGTGCCGATGACCATCGACGCCGCCAAACTCCTCGGCCGCATCACCGGCCTGCCCGCCGACCCCGGCGCCGGTGTGGACGAGATATCGCTCACCGCAGGGCGAATGCCCGATCCCGCGCATCCGGGCGATGTGGTGATCGAACAGCACACCGCCGATACCTTCGGCCTGCGCGTCGGCGCGCGACTGCGGATCCACGACGGCACCGCCTGGCAGGACGTGACCGTCACCGGGATCGCCCGCTCCCCGGAATACCTGTGGCCCGCCCGCAGCCGCCAGGACGTGCTCGACGACCCGCACACGTTCGCCATCGTGTTCGCCCCACAGCCACAGGCTCTGCGCCTGGCGGGCCGACCAGGACCCGACCAGGCTCTGGTCGCGCTGGACCCGACGGCCTCCGGATCCGACCGCGATCATGTCGCCACCCTGCTGCGGGCGGCGGGCGCCACCGACGTGACCGGCCGCGCCGACCAGCCGTCGAATGCCGCCCTGCACGAAGATCTCAACGGGTTCTCCGAAATCGCCGTCGGCTTTCCGCTGCTGTTCCTGCTCGCCGCCGGGATCGCCGAATACGTGCTGATCACCCGCCTCGTCCGAGCAGAGCGGCCCGTGATCGGCACGCTGCTGGCGATGGGGGCACGCCGCGGCACCCTGATCCGGCACTACACCACCTACGGCCTGGCCGTCGCCGCCGTCGGCGCGGTGGCCGGTGTCGCGTCGGGCGCGGTCGTCACCTCGGCGGTGACCGCGGCCTACACACACGCCGTCGGCATCCCCGACACCGTGGTCGCGCACCGGATCGCCACCGCGGCAGTCGGATTCGCGCTCGGACTGACCGCCGGGGCACTGGCAGGTCTGGTACCGGCGCTGGCCGCGGCGCGCACCGCGCCCGCTCGGGCGATGCGCGGCGACGGCGCCCGCCCGCTGCGCCCGGGCCCGCTGGCGCGAATCTCCGCGCGCTGGACCGCCCTCCCCGTTGTCGCCCGCATGGCGCTGCGGTCACTGACCCGGGACCGCCGCCGCACCGCGGCCACGATGACCGGCACCGTGCTGGCACTGGTCCTGATCCTGGCCTCGGTCGGCATGGTCACCAGCATGTATCACGTCGTGAACATCCAATTCGGGCAGGTCGACCGGGAAGACGCCACCGTGATCGCCGCCCCGGGCACCGGCGGCCCGGCCGCGCAGGTGCGGCAGGTGCCGGGAGTGGCGGCTGTCGAGCCCGAACGAGTCGCCCCGATCACGGTGCGGGCCAACGGAAGAACCTATGCGACCCAGCTGACCGGACTGCCACCCGACACCCGCATGCACGGATTCCGCATTACCAGCGGCGGACCCGGCCTGCCCGCCGACGGCGTGCTCGCCGGGTCCGCCCTGTCCGGACGGCTCGGCGTACATGTCGGCGACATCCTCACTGTTACACCGGCATTCGGCACACCGCAGCGGGTCCGGCTGGCCGGGCTCGTGGACGAGCCACTCGGCACCCTGCTCTACGCCACCGACTCCACCGCCACGCGGCTGGCACCGACCGCCGCGGACGGCTACCTGCTCCGCTTCGACACCGGCACCGACCACGACGCCGTCCGCGCCGCGGTGACCGGCCTGCCCGGCGTGCTCGCCTACACCGACACCCACGCCCTGGACACCGAATTCCACCGATTCCTCGCCCTGTTCTGGATATTCATCGGCGTCATGCTCCTCCTGGGGGCGGTCCTGGCATTCACCGTCATCTACGTCACCATGACCGTGAACCTGGCCGAACGCACCACCGAGCTGGCCACCCTGCGCGCGGCCGGTGTGCCCATCCGCCGCCTCACCGCCGCCGTGGCGGCCGAAAACCTCACCGCCACAGCGCTTGCCGCACCCCTCGGGCTGGCCGCCGGAATCGGTGTCGCGTGGATGTTCCTGCGGTCGTTCACCAGTGACATGTTCACCCTGCACCTGTGGCTCGGCATCGCAGCACCCACCCTTGCCGTCCTTGCCGTGCTGGCCGCCGCGGCCGTGTCACAACTGCCCGCGCTGCGCGTCGTGCGGCGCATCGACATCGCCCGCGTCGTCCGCGAACGCGCCCTCTGA
- a CDS encoding nitroreductase family deazaflavin-dependent oxidoreductase yields the protein MTLADTAAGLGARALRTRWLVRAPIRLYRAGLGVAFGTRLLMLEHRGRRTGARRYVVLEVVDHPAPDEYVIVSGFGDRAQWYRNIRADPRVRVWTGRRRALPATATPLTDRQSATALDHYIHQHPRAWKNLRATIEHATGTSVDTLPMVRLHIARP from the coding sequence ATGACACTCGCCGACACCGCCGCCGGACTCGGGGCTCGCGCCCTGCGGACCCGCTGGCTCGTCCGCGCTCCCATCCGCCTCTACCGCGCCGGTCTCGGCGTCGCGTTCGGCACCCGGTTGCTCATGCTCGAACACCGCGGCCGACGCACCGGAGCCCGCCGCTACGTGGTCCTCGAGGTCGTCGACCATCCCGCACCCGACGAGTACGTCATCGTCTCCGGATTCGGCGACCGCGCCCAGTGGTACCGCAACATCCGGGCCGACCCCCGCGTCCGAGTCTGGACCGGCCGCCGCCGCGCCCTGCCCGCCACCGCGACACCGCTGACCGACCGGCAATCGGCCACCGCCCTCGACCACTACATCCACCAGCACCCCCGGGCGTGGAAAAACCTGCGCGCCACCATCGAACACGCCACCGGCACATCCGTCGACACCCTGCCCATGGTCCGCCTGCACATCGCCCGGCCCTGA
- a CDS encoding nitroreductase/quinone reductase family protein: MASPRAAGQARTMASQRVVNRIVGVLLRVPGVSIAVGRRLVLLHIVGRKSGKHYDIPVAYTRYDGSLLIGTSFAWGRNLRTGDRIGVVLQGKRRTADVRAISDEAGVVEYYGIIVRDNHAFAKFNNIGFTATGDPDPDHLHQAYAAGARAFLLTLR; the protein is encoded by the coding sequence ATGGCTTCCCCACGAGCGGCGGGTCAGGCTCGGACCATGGCCTCGCAACGTGTAGTGAACAGGATCGTGGGCGTGCTGCTTCGCGTGCCGGGTGTCTCCATCGCCGTGGGGAGACGACTGGTGTTGCTGCACATCGTGGGCCGCAAGTCGGGCAAACACTACGACATACCGGTCGCCTACACCCGCTACGACGGGTCGCTGCTGATCGGTACATCGTTCGCCTGGGGCCGCAACCTACGCACCGGCGATCGAATCGGCGTTGTGCTGCAAGGCAAACGCCGTACCGCCGACGTGCGGGCCATCAGCGACGAGGCGGGCGTGGTCGAGTACTACGGGATAATCGTCCGAGACAACCACGCCTTCGCCAAGTTCAACAACATCGGCTTCACTGCAACCGGCGACCCTGATCCCGACCATCTACACCAGGCTTACGCGGCAGGGGCCAGGGCGTTCCTGCTCACCCTGCGCTGA
- the crcB gene encoding fluoride efflux transporter CrcB — MTVALVFLGAMIGAPARYLADRVVQTRHDSIFPWGTFTVNLIGCLILGGLTGAAASSPILAVLGTGFCGALTTYSTFSYETLRLLEQRAHFYATVYVAVSVIAGLGAALLGYTAMHATLT; from the coding sequence ATGACCGTCGCACTCGTCTTCCTCGGAGCCATGATCGGCGCTCCCGCCCGCTATCTGGCCGATCGTGTCGTGCAGACCCGTCACGACAGCATCTTCCCCTGGGGCACATTCACGGTGAACCTGATCGGCTGCCTGATCCTCGGCGGCCTCACCGGCGCCGCCGCCTCCAGCCCGATCCTCGCCGTACTCGGCACCGGCTTCTGCGGGGCACTGACCACCTACAGCACCTTCAGCTACGAAACCCTGCGCCTACTCGAACAACGCGCCCACTTCTACGCCACCGTCTACGTCGCGGTCAGCGTCATCGCCGGTCTGGGAGCCGCACTGCTCGGCTACACCGCCATGCACGCCACTCTCACCTGA
- a CDS encoding DUF190 domain-containing protein, producing the protein MKLTGYATRLQIFVGEDDIWHHRPVYHEIVRRAREAGLAGATVLRGCEGYGGHSVIHTTRLLDLTEDLPAVIVIVDTDDKIRAFLPELDDLIGDGTVLLDEVEVIRYQAKTPS; encoded by the coding sequence ATGAAGCTCACCGGATACGCCACTCGCTTGCAGATCTTCGTCGGCGAGGACGACATCTGGCACCACAGGCCCGTCTACCACGAGATCGTGCGCCGCGCCCGCGAAGCCGGGCTCGCCGGAGCCACCGTCCTGCGCGGCTGTGAAGGCTACGGCGGCCACTCGGTCATCCACACCACCCGGCTGCTCGACCTGACCGAGGACCTGCCCGCCGTCATCGTCATCGTCGACACCGACGACAAGATCCGCGCCTTCCTCCCCGAACTCGACGACCTCATCGGCGACGGCACCGTCCTGCTCGACGAGGTCGAAGTCATCCGCTACCAGGCCAAGACCCCGTCATGA
- the crcB gene encoding fluoride efflux transporter CrcB, producing MPEIRLAESGDPDVDLRFAEQCRELFRDHGAVLAVIAVGGGLGAIARYGIAQLLPTRPGHFPWGTFITNVAGCFAIGVLMVLITEVWSAHRLIRPFLGVGFLGGFTTFSTYAVDTRNLLQPGTTATAFAYAAGTLLCAMLAVLTGVTLTRITVRRRETREDRR from the coding sequence GTGCCCGAAATCCGTCTCGCCGAATCCGGCGATCCCGACGTCGATCTGCGCTTTGCCGAGCAGTGCCGCGAATTGTTCCGCGACCACGGCGCCGTGCTGGCCGTCATCGCGGTCGGCGGCGGGCTCGGTGCCATCGCCCGCTATGGCATCGCCCAACTCCTGCCCACCCGGCCCGGGCACTTCCCGTGGGGCACGTTCATCACGAACGTGGCAGGCTGTTTCGCCATCGGTGTCCTCATGGTGCTCATCACCGAGGTGTGGTCCGCGCACCGGCTGATCCGGCCGTTCCTCGGCGTCGGCTTTCTCGGCGGCTTCACCACCTTCTCCACCTACGCCGTCGACACCCGCAACCTCCTCCAACCCGGTACCACCGCAACCGCTTTCGCCTACGCCGCCGGTACCCTGCTGTGCGCCATGCTCGCCGTCCTCACCGGTGTCACCCTGACCCGAATCACCGTGCGGCGGCGCGAGACTCGAGAGGACCGGCGATGA